In Desulfosediminicola ganghwensis, a single window of DNA contains:
- a CDS encoding ABC transporter ATP-binding protein translates to MEELILKAQNISRDYAIGRRKVRALEPVDVEVDAGQFWVVTGPSGSGKTTLLNLLSGFDRPTDGIVEFRGTSLASLSDFKVAQLRNESFGFIHQTPHLMSHKTVLENVALPFLYGAWIGSTKVYQRSCEMLEYVGMLELQNRYPATLSGGEMQRVVFARALVRDPEVIFADEPTGSLDADNSGRILKLLRQQSELGRSVIMVSHDADAVKYGSYRLSLFKSKNAVVGAI, encoded by the coding sequence ATGGAAGAGTTGATTCTCAAAGCTCAGAATATCAGTAGGGATTATGCGATCGGCAGGCGAAAAGTGCGGGCGCTTGAACCTGTAGACGTAGAGGTGGATGCGGGCCAGTTCTGGGTTGTCACCGGGCCGAGCGGTTCAGGTAAGACGACCCTGTTGAATCTGCTGAGTGGTTTCGACCGTCCAACCGATGGCATTGTAGAGTTTCGTGGTACCTCCCTGGCGTCGCTTTCAGATTTTAAAGTTGCGCAATTGCGCAATGAATCATTTGGTTTTATTCACCAGACCCCCCATCTCATGTCTCACAAAACGGTGCTGGAAAATGTTGCCTTACCGTTTCTGTATGGTGCCTGGATTGGCAGTACAAAGGTATACCAGCGAAGCTGTGAAATGCTTGAGTATGTAGGGATGCTTGAGCTGCAAAATCGTTACCCGGCGACACTCTCCGGAGGGGAGATGCAGCGGGTGGTCTTTGCCCGGGCACTGGTACGGGATCCTGAGGTTATTTTTGCAGATGAGCCTACAGGGAGTCTGGATGCGGACAATTCAGGGCGAATTTTGAAGCTGCTCAGGCAGCAGAGTGAGCTCGGGCGGAGTGTGATAATGGTATCCCATGATGCGGATGCGGTGAAGTATGGCAGCTATCGCCTGTCTCTTTTTAAGAGTAAAAATGCAGTCGTCGGGGCGATCTGA
- a CDS encoding efflux RND transporter periplasmic adaptor subunit — MKTKRSRLFFMSWLLVGGLVITASLYLARGSWQEEEATLAPESIYDVKRASFNVTIAERGVVRPARIAPIKSEISSDKAKIVWLMKEGVRINEGQVVARFDTKPFQDDVARLEQQYSDANATLGAAEKLLMLQEEEEHGKIEEAERKVEIAAIEAENIKNGSGPLEKKQVEQKVMQAERRHRLAASYLEDMRMLLKRGHASKREFEKAEDEFETAKEEVNVAREELANFNEFKWPKMMREAELLVNASRSELQRVLRTAALQIQNRVGQVEKARRKVASGLHLLENARGDLRNCVVRAPADGILLYSEVPRENGTRKIQIGDSIWVGQTFLEVPDTHELVVEIQIREVDVAKISSGMRAVVKLDAMPWVGLQGEVENVSSLAEDDRQNANIRRFFARIQLDEKIPEVHVGMSATVEIIHQEVNDVLVIPAAAVVFKNDSTNVYKVAGGSIELTDIELGAQGVQWVQVVGGLKEGDRIRSTLY, encoded by the coding sequence ATGAAAACCAAACGTTCACGATTATTTTTCATGAGTTGGCTGCTGGTTGGCGGGCTTGTCATAACAGCTTCACTGTATTTGGCCCGAGGCAGCTGGCAGGAGGAAGAAGCAACTTTGGCGCCCGAGTCAATTTATGATGTGAAAAGAGCCTCATTCAACGTGACCATCGCAGAGCGAGGGGTAGTAAGGCCTGCGAGAATTGCTCCGATTAAAAGTGAAATTTCGTCAGACAAGGCCAAGATCGTGTGGCTGATGAAGGAAGGTGTACGAATCAATGAGGGACAGGTGGTGGCGCGTTTTGATACGAAGCCATTTCAGGATGATGTGGCCAGGCTGGAGCAGCAGTACAGCGATGCCAATGCCACCCTGGGTGCTGCGGAAAAATTGCTGATGCTTCAGGAAGAGGAAGAACACGGCAAGATTGAAGAGGCCGAACGAAAAGTGGAGATTGCCGCAATTGAGGCTGAAAATATCAAAAATGGTTCAGGCCCGCTGGAAAAAAAACAGGTTGAGCAGAAGGTGATGCAGGCAGAGCGGCGTCATCGGTTGGCTGCGTCGTATCTGGAAGATATGCGGATGCTTTTGAAGCGTGGACATGCCAGCAAGAGGGAGTTCGAAAAGGCAGAGGATGAGTTTGAGACAGCAAAAGAGGAGGTAAATGTCGCCAGGGAAGAGCTGGCAAATTTCAATGAATTCAAGTGGCCAAAGATGATGAGGGAGGCCGAGTTATTGGTCAACGCTTCCAGGAGTGAATTGCAGCGTGTTCTGCGAACTGCTGCCTTGCAGATTCAGAATAGGGTCGGGCAGGTTGAAAAAGCCAGGCGAAAGGTAGCCAGCGGCTTGCATCTTCTGGAAAATGCCCGGGGCGATTTGCGAAATTGTGTAGTGCGGGCACCAGCTGACGGAATTTTATTATACTCAGAGGTGCCAAGAGAAAATGGTACTCGCAAAATTCAGATTGGGGACTCGATCTGGGTCGGGCAGACCTTCCTGGAGGTACCGGATACCCATGAACTGGTGGTGGAAATACAGATTCGTGAGGTGGATGTCGCTAAAATTTCATCAGGAATGAGAGCGGTGGTCAAACTTGATGCAATGCCCTGGGTAGGACTTCAGGGCGAAGTGGAGAACGTCTCTTCACTTGCTGAAGATGACAGGCAAAATGCCAACATTCGCAGGTTTTTTGCACGAATTCAGCTCGATGAGAAAATTCCGGAAGTTCATGTGGGAATGTCTGCAACCGTGGAGATAATTCATCAGGAGGTCAATGACGTTCTGGTGATTCCGGCAGCGGCGGTGGTTTTTAAAAATGACTCGACCAATGTGTACAAGGTGGCAGGTGGTTCCATTGAGCTCACCGATATCGAACTTGGTGCCCAGGGAGTTCAGTGGGTACAAGTGGTAGGGGGCTTGAAGGAAGGAGACCGTATTCGCAGCACGCTTTATTGA
- a CDS encoding TolC family protein, with protein sequence MPTIGEHNDFISQVLFIERPGRVERVEEKTNPMSCCYGLTGSMLLMVALFLQPIPALCSVDHELLDFVHVALIQSDTSLDVRDSLQISEIDVNLAEHQFDTRIVPLTSIGFTEGTGSQQLGVEFRKEVETGTNITYGVVGNRVDEDTDYVVENRNSASAFVRVSQGLFRRWGRKYNLTNLDVARLRNELTSIDGDRQMQSLVLTTSQKYYSLLLEDQLLRQSRQALVRSKEHLDSAVSRQSVGLVSKVDVYRAELAALNAESMLQAQERRRQQAYDDFREQLHLPEETELEWQARIDKIMPVLPADWERTVLDNRLDWQEYLMNVQISKREMYKVERDLLPDVGLSFTVEQRGEGDSAEEALQLDDTNWSFQVQMNSPINDRAEKSALLRKQLEMSRLRREGETLRRKIRREIKDGFAELQMAEQRHQVSRRQLEQARLAIDLAKSRYAKGLSDNLDMLDAESALSDAELGTSRSLVEYNNAAIQLAYVMGILNTEWLRISVR encoded by the coding sequence ATGCCCACCATAGGCGAGCATAATGATTTCATTTCACAGGTACTGTTTATTGAGCGACCCGGCAGGGTGGAAAGAGTAGAGGAGAAAACAAATCCCATGTCCTGTTGTTACGGCTTAACAGGAAGTATGTTGCTAATGGTTGCCCTGTTTCTGCAGCCAATCCCGGCCCTATGTTCAGTCGATCATGAACTTCTCGACTTTGTTCATGTCGCATTGATCCAATCTGATACCTCGCTGGATGTGCGGGATTCGCTCCAGATAAGCGAAATAGATGTCAACCTGGCTGAACATCAGTTCGATACCAGGATAGTGCCTTTGACATCCATAGGTTTTACCGAAGGCACAGGCTCACAACAGCTTGGGGTGGAGTTTAGAAAGGAGGTCGAAACGGGAACAAATATCACCTATGGCGTAGTTGGTAACCGGGTAGATGAAGACACTGACTATGTGGTTGAAAACCGTAACTCGGCCAGCGCGTTTGTACGGGTGTCTCAGGGGTTGTTCAGAAGGTGGGGCAGAAAATATAACCTTACTAATCTGGATGTGGCGCGCCTGAGAAATGAACTTACATCCATTGATGGCGACAGGCAGATGCAGTCCCTGGTATTGACCACTTCACAGAAATATTACAGCCTGCTGCTGGAAGACCAACTGCTGCGTCAGAGCCGGCAGGCATTGGTGAGAAGCAAAGAACACCTGGACTCAGCTGTTTCACGGCAGTCTGTTGGGCTTGTCTCCAAAGTCGATGTGTACCGGGCAGAGCTGGCTGCCCTTAATGCGGAGAGTATGCTGCAAGCACAGGAACGCAGACGTCAACAGGCGTATGACGATTTCAGGGAGCAGCTTCACCTGCCTGAGGAGACGGAACTGGAATGGCAGGCAAGAATAGATAAAATTATGCCTGTGTTACCGGCCGACTGGGAACGGACCGTGCTGGATAACAGACTGGATTGGCAGGAGTATCTGATGAATGTGCAGATTTCCAAGCGGGAGATGTACAAGGTGGAACGGGACCTGTTGCCCGACGTTGGTCTGAGCTTTACCGTGGAGCAGCGAGGGGAAGGTGATTCTGCTGAAGAGGCTCTTCAGCTGGATGACACGAACTGGTCATTTCAGGTGCAGATGAATTCACCGATAAATGACAGGGCAGAAAAATCGGCGCTTTTACGAAAACAGCTGGAGATGTCACGTTTGCGCCGTGAAGGGGAGACGCTCAGAAGAAAGATCAGGAGGGAAATAAAAGATGGCTTTGCCGAGCTGCAGATGGCAGAGCAGCGGCATCAGGTGAGCCGGAGGCAACTCGAGCAGGCAAGGTTGGCAATAGACCTGGCCAAGAGTCGCTATGCGAAGGGGCTCAGCGATAACCTGGATATGCTGGATGCCGAGAGCGCACTCTCCGACGCGGAGTTGGGAACTTCACGATCGCTGGTGGAGTACAACAACGCGGCAATCCAGTTGGCCTACGTTATGGGAATTCTGAATACCGAATGGCTGCGTATTTCGGTGAGGTGA
- a CDS encoding LysE family translocator yields the protein MDFLLPTIFFLSFLTALSGAVMPGPLFSVAVTETLHRGIRTGPLMIIGHTMLELGLVICLLVGLAPVLTRPEIFITISLIGSVILLWFGITMFRDLPKLTLVVEAENYRNKNLVLTGALLSLFNPFWLLWWSTIGLGYLLQALHYGLAGVTVFFIGHALADLGWYAFISYGICRGRHVLKNSHYKVVVGCCAAFLLATSGWFFYNGIHKYLYISK from the coding sequence ATGGACTTTCTTCTGCCGACAATTTTCTTTTTATCCTTTCTCACAGCGCTCTCCGGAGCAGTGATGCCCGGCCCACTGTTCTCTGTTGCTGTCACCGAGACCCTGCATCGTGGTATAAGAACCGGACCTCTTATGATAATTGGTCACACAATGCTTGAGTTAGGGCTTGTAATCTGCCTGCTGGTCGGTCTGGCACCAGTTCTTACTAGGCCGGAAATCTTTATAACGATATCCCTGATTGGTTCTGTGATCCTTCTCTGGTTCGGTATCACCATGTTCCGTGACCTACCGAAACTCACCCTCGTAGTCGAAGCGGAGAACTACAGAAACAAAAATCTGGTCCTTACCGGTGCGTTGCTCAGCCTTTTCAATCCGTTCTGGTTGCTCTGGTGGTCCACAATCGGCCTTGGCTATTTGCTGCAGGCGCTACACTATGGCCTCGCCGGAGTTACCGTTTTTTTCATTGGCCACGCCCTGGCCGATCTTGGCTGGTATGCGTTTATATCTTACGGGATATGTCGAGGACGCCACGTACTCAAGAACAGCCACTACAAAGTTGTGGTTGGTTGTTGCGCCGCATTTCTCCTGGCAACCTCCGGCTGGTTCTTTTACAACGGCATTCACAAATACCTATACATTTCCAAATAG
- a CDS encoding acyl-CoA dehydrogenase family protein, whose product MKSVLELTDYMGFQGLLDDEEKLVRETARTFVNEQVLPIIDEHAQNETFPQHLVPIMGEMGFFGPSLPVEYGCAGLSNVAYGLLMYELERGDSAIRSMASVQGSLVMYPIYAFGSDAQKKYWLPKLASGEKIGCFGLTEPDFGSNPGGMRTHAVKEGNGRWRINGTKMWITNGSIADVALVWARTDEGISGFLVPTDSDGFTAPRMKGKWSLRASVTSELVLQDVMVDEEASLLPDCVGLKCPLKCLTQARYGIAWGALGAADNCYQTALEYAQSRIQFDKPIAGFQLQQKKLTEMVTELTKGQLLALQLGRLKDQGTFTPAQVSMAKMNNVKIALDIARSARTMLGANGIMGEYPIMRHANNLESVYTYEGTHDMHTLIIAEAVTGIAAYR is encoded by the coding sequence ATGAAGAGTGTATTGGAACTTACAGACTACATGGGGTTTCAAGGTTTACTCGATGATGAAGAAAAGCTGGTCCGTGAAACGGCCCGCACTTTTGTCAACGAACAGGTATTGCCCATCATTGATGAGCATGCCCAAAATGAAACCTTTCCCCAGCACCTCGTTCCCATTATGGGAGAGATGGGTTTTTTCGGCCCAAGTCTGCCTGTCGAATACGGTTGTGCAGGCCTCTCCAATGTAGCCTATGGCCTTCTGATGTATGAGCTTGAGCGTGGTGACTCGGCCATTCGTTCCATGGCATCCGTACAGGGCTCGCTGGTTATGTATCCCATTTACGCCTTCGGCAGTGATGCACAGAAAAAGTACTGGTTACCAAAACTCGCTTCCGGTGAGAAAATCGGTTGCTTCGGGCTTACCGAGCCCGACTTCGGCTCTAACCCGGGGGGCATGAGGACTCACGCCGTAAAGGAAGGTAACGGACGCTGGCGAATCAATGGCACCAAGATGTGGATCACCAATGGTTCCATCGCTGACGTAGCGTTAGTCTGGGCCAGGACTGATGAAGGTATCAGCGGATTTCTGGTACCCACCGACAGCGATGGCTTTACTGCTCCACGCATGAAAGGCAAATGGAGTCTCAGGGCCTCGGTAACTTCCGAGCTGGTCCTGCAGGATGTCATGGTGGATGAAGAAGCGAGTCTTTTACCAGATTGCGTCGGCTTAAAGTGCCCGCTCAAATGTCTGACCCAGGCTCGTTATGGTATCGCCTGGGGTGCACTGGGAGCGGCGGACAACTGCTATCAGACCGCACTCGAATATGCCCAGAGCCGTATCCAGTTCGACAAACCAATTGCGGGTTTTCAGCTTCAGCAGAAAAAACTCACGGAAATGGTCACGGAACTGACCAAGGGACAGTTGCTGGCCCTGCAACTCGGACGCCTGAAAGACCAGGGGACCTTCACCCCCGCCCAGGTCAGCATGGCCAAGATGAATAATGTAAAAATTGCGCTCGATATTGCCCGTAGCGCCCGCACTATGCTGGGAGCCAACGGCATCATGGGAGAATACCCGATAATGCGGCACGCCAATAATCTTGAGTCAGTCTATACGTATGAGGGTACCCATGACATGCATACCCTGATCATCGCCGAAGCGGTTACCGGCATAGCTGCTTACAGATAA
- a CDS encoding bile acid:sodium symporter — translation MSQWLKKNWFLLGLIGAGALPLMDISGITVDAGRWAKANHGPDIIIVLIFFLSGLALNTRQIRAGFADYQGTLLALLVIFLLSPIVAIVFSFLPLQAGVLIGLLLVAAMPTTLSSGVVMSGSAGGNMAHALLITIIANSLAVITIPFSLELLLSFAGHEQEVVIDQLPIMLKIAKLVLLPLLFGIFIRNNFGKWVQQVLPYTSILNQTGILTVVWMASCQGREAIVGSLGSVPLVIALTFTFHLVLVLLALLLTGCTGIGKGRRESVILMGGQKTLPLSIILQVSLFPEYGLALVVCVLHHITHLAMDGFLVQYLKEKQ, via the coding sequence GTGTCTCAGTGGTTGAAAAAAAACTGGTTCCTGCTTGGTCTGATAGGCGCAGGTGCTCTTCCTCTCATGGATATCAGCGGGATAACTGTTGATGCAGGCAGGTGGGCAAAAGCCAATCACGGTCCTGACATCATCATCGTACTGATATTTTTTCTCTCAGGCCTTGCCTTAAATACTCGCCAGATACGCGCCGGTTTCGCCGATTACCAGGGTACCTTACTGGCACTTCTGGTTATTTTTCTACTTTCTCCAATTGTGGCGATTGTATTTTCTTTCCTGCCACTACAGGCCGGAGTGCTGATCGGCCTGCTGCTGGTAGCCGCAATGCCTACAACGCTGAGCAGCGGAGTGGTTATGTCCGGCAGTGCCGGCGGCAATATGGCACATGCGCTTCTTATCACTATAATTGCCAACAGCCTTGCTGTGATAACAATTCCTTTCTCTCTGGAACTTCTTCTCTCTTTTGCCGGGCATGAGCAAGAGGTTGTCATCGATCAACTGCCCATTATGTTGAAAATTGCCAAGCTGGTACTGCTACCTCTTCTCTTCGGTATCTTCATTCGCAATAACTTCGGAAAATGGGTCCAGCAGGTTCTACCCTACACCTCTATACTCAACCAGACCGGGATACTCACAGTTGTCTGGATGGCCTCCTGCCAGGGTCGCGAAGCCATAGTTGGCAGCCTCGGCTCCGTTCCACTGGTCATTGCGCTTACCTTCACCTTTCACCTCGTACTGGTGCTCCTTGCCCTCCTTCTTACAGGTTGTACCGGAATTGGCAAAGGCCGGCGGGAAAGTGTTATTCTGATGGGAGGCCAAAAGACCCTGCCGCTCTCCATCATCCTGCAGGTCTCACTTTTCCCAGAGTATGGTCTGGCGCTGGTAGTCTGTGTGCTTCACCACATAACGCATTTGGCAATGGATGGATTTCTGGTACAGTACCTCAAAGAAAAACAGTGA
- a CDS encoding DUF2156 domain-containing protein — MNSIPLYPDSCSLSMQLRPVLHDRLRLLPEGISEFTFANLYLFREKHQYTLSRLVNGQLIILGNDNGADFFMLPFELPDQKTLSQLFKEHSSMKCVSEPQASQLEAMGFTTTEDRDNFDYLYSRQELAELKGRKFHKKRNLIKAFINNNEYLAQPLLDEHIADALQILELWHNENIERGAKDYNAAREALEQSWDLQLCGGIYFVDGQPAAYSLGEELANGTSFVIHFEKAVGGFKGLYQFINQTFAAILPSFYMTINREQDLGDPGLRQAKHSYKPIGYVKKYRASL, encoded by the coding sequence ATGAACAGTATCCCGCTCTATCCGGATTCCTGCAGCCTCTCGATGCAACTGCGGCCTGTTCTGCACGATCGTCTGCGCCTGCTGCCCGAGGGCATATCCGAATTCACCTTTGCGAATCTCTACCTGTTTCGGGAAAAGCACCAGTATACGCTTTCCCGTCTGGTCAATGGGCAGCTCATAATTCTTGGAAATGATAACGGGGCAGACTTTTTCATGCTGCCATTCGAACTGCCCGACCAAAAGACCCTGAGCCAGCTCTTCAAAGAGCATAGCTCAATGAAATGTGTCTCAGAACCGCAGGCGAGCCAACTCGAAGCCATGGGGTTTACAACGACAGAGGACAGGGATAATTTTGACTACCTCTATTCACGCCAGGAATTAGCCGAGCTGAAAGGCAGAAAATTTCACAAGAAACGTAACCTGATAAAAGCCTTTATCAACAACAACGAATACCTCGCTCAGCCCCTGCTGGACGAACATATAGCTGATGCCCTGCAGATTCTTGAGCTATGGCATAACGAAAATATCGAGAGGGGTGCTAAAGATTACAATGCCGCCCGTGAAGCCCTGGAGCAATCCTGGGATTTGCAGCTCTGTGGAGGGATTTACTTCGTTGACGGTCAGCCGGCTGCTTACAGCCTGGGTGAAGAACTCGCCAACGGAACCAGCTTTGTCATCCATTTCGAAAAAGCGGTGGGCGGTTTTAAGGGCCTCTATCAGTTCATCAATCAGACTTTTGCCGCCATCCTGCCCAGTTTTTACATGACCATCAACAGAGAACAGGATCTGGGTGATCCCGGTCTTCGCCAGGCCAAACACAGCTACAAGCCCATTGGCTATGTAAAAAAATACAGGGCAAGCCTGTAA
- the pyk gene encoding pyruvate kinase produces MQKKTKIVATISNLNCSVPFIKRLYDAGVNVVRLNTAHMTHDDALEVISNTRAVSSKIGLLLDTKGPEIRTCDMAESLNVKVDDIIRFKGAPDEDSHDDVICVNYDKFVEDIPVGSSIMIDDGLVGLTVTAKDDSYLSCIVQNDGVIKKHKSINIPSVHVKLPALSEKDKGFIRFAAENNLDFIAHSFVRNKEDVLAVSEILGEMNSPIKIIAKIENSQGVENIDEILDHAYGIMVARGDLAVEVPTEKIPLIQKRIIETCVERRSPVIVATQMLHTMIESPRPTRAEVSDVANACLDHADALMLSGETANGKYPEEAVRTMAKVIKEVEEQKRNPLDVAYSHENRIAAYLAKAAVKASMRLETQAIVADSQTGNSILELAAYRGCNIIYGQVYDEQVMRRLSLSYGVYAETISREESSAEPLRKSICRLLDEKQFKDDDLIIVLAGSFGASHGPSYIEISTASNLKEKLM; encoded by the coding sequence ATGCAGAAAAAGACAAAAATTGTAGCGACAATTTCCAACCTGAACTGCTCTGTACCATTTATCAAACGGCTCTATGATGCGGGGGTGAACGTGGTTCGCCTCAATACCGCGCATATGACCCACGACGATGCCCTGGAGGTAATCAGCAACACCAGGGCTGTTTCCAGCAAGATCGGATTGCTGCTTGATACCAAAGGCCCGGAAATCAGGACCTGTGACATGGCAGAATCTCTGAACGTCAAGGTGGATGATATCATCCGCTTCAAGGGCGCGCCGGACGAGGACTCCCATGATGACGTGATATGTGTCAATTACGATAAATTCGTCGAAGATATTCCTGTGGGCAGCTCGATCATGATTGATGATGGTCTGGTGGGGCTCACCGTTACCGCCAAAGACGACAGCTATCTCTCCTGTATTGTGCAAAATGATGGTGTTATCAAAAAACATAAAAGCATCAATATCCCCTCAGTTCATGTGAAATTGCCCGCCTTGAGCGAGAAAGACAAGGGGTTCATTCGCTTTGCAGCGGAAAACAATCTTGATTTCATTGCCCACTCTTTTGTCAGAAATAAAGAAGATGTGCTGGCAGTCTCTGAGATACTTGGTGAGATGAACTCGCCGATCAAGATTATCGCCAAGATTGAGAACTCTCAGGGGGTGGAAAATATTGACGAGATTCTCGATCACGCCTACGGGATCATGGTAGCGCGTGGCGACCTGGCGGTGGAAGTGCCTACGGAGAAAATCCCACTCATTCAGAAACGGATTATTGAAACCTGCGTTGAAAGGCGCAGCCCGGTGATCGTCGCAACTCAGATGCTTCATACCATGATCGAATCGCCACGGCCGACCAGGGCCGAGGTGTCAGATGTAGCAAATGCCTGCCTCGACCACGCCGACGCACTGATGCTCTCAGGAGAGACTGCCAACGGCAAATATCCTGAGGAGGCAGTGCGAACCATGGCCAAAGTAATCAAAGAGGTGGAAGAGCAAAAGCGAAATCCCCTGGATGTCGCTTACAGCCATGAAAACAGGATCGCCGCCTACCTGGCCAAAGCCGCGGTAAAAGCCTCAATGCGGCTTGAGACCCAGGCCATTGTTGCAGACTCCCAGACTGGTAACTCAATCCTGGAGCTTGCAGCATATCGGGGCTGCAATATTATTTACGGACAGGTTTATGATGAGCAGGTGATGCGTCGCCTGTCACTCTCGTACGGAGTTTACGCAGAGACCATATCCCGGGAGGAGAGTTCTGCAGAGCCGCTCCGAAAGTCAATCTGCAGACTGCTGGATGAGAAACAGTTCAAGGATGATGACCTGATTATCGTGTTGGCCGGCAGCTTCGGTGCCAGTCATGGTCCGTCATATATCGAAATCAGTACTGCTTCGAATTTGAAGGAAAAGCTGATGTAG
- a CDS encoding translation initiation factor Sui1 has translation MRKSGDSTLVYSTETGGRCPDCGQQLKKCRCAPKRQDVPNDGVVRVSRQTKGRKGSGVSLVSGVPLVGAELKKLAKELKQNSGTGGTVKDGIIEIQGDHRQALVECLKKKGFTVKLAGG, from the coding sequence ATGAGAAAATCAGGTGATTCCACCCTGGTCTATTCAACCGAGACTGGTGGGCGATGTCCCGATTGCGGGCAACAATTAAAGAAGTGTCGTTGTGCTCCAAAGCGGCAGGATGTGCCGAATGACGGCGTGGTCAGGGTGAGCCGCCAGACCAAAGGACGCAAGGGAAGCGGGGTTTCGCTGGTTAGCGGAGTACCTCTGGTCGGGGCAGAACTCAAAAAGCTGGCTAAAGAACTGAAGCAGAACAGTGGTACCGGCGGCACAGTGAAAGACGGTATTATCGAGATTCAGGGAGATCATCGACAGGCCCTGGTGGAGTGCCTGAAGAAAAAAGGGTTCACGGTGAAGCTGGCCGGAGGATAA